The Euphorbia lathyris chromosome 8, ddEupLath1.1, whole genome shotgun sequence genome has a window encoding:
- the LOC136202304 gene encoding uncharacterized protein, which produces MHLRRLLPLWIYQLIACMGGCFGCCNRPATTITIGNTSKRLRNKDQTTKQESTSDDFWSASPIEMDTNGLKSRRSSPSSTSVVNQPLDPLTGAATTSNPPEFVNHGFHLWRQTRQQWAANKKPRQKKRVREPTISWNASYETLLGTSKRFPQPIPLPEMVDFLVDIWEQEGFYD; this is translated from the exons ATGCATCTCCGTAGACTTCTTCCTCTTTGGATCTATCAATTGATTGCCTGTATGGG AGGTTGTTTTGGATGCTGCAATAGACCTGCAACAACTATCACAATTGGTAACACCTCAAAGAGACTGAGAAATAAGGATCAAACAACGAAACAAGAAAGCACATCAGACGATTTTTGGAGCGCGAGTCCCATCGAAATGGACACTAACGGATTAAAATCCCGAAGAAGTAGTCCTTCATCAACTAGCGTAGTGAATCAGCCCTTAGATCCATTAACTGGTGCTGCCACCACAAGCAATCCTCCAGAGTTTGTAAATCATG GTTTTCACCTTTGGAGGCAAACAAGGCAGCAATGGGCCGCAAATAAAAAGCCTCGCCAAAAGAAACGAGTTCGTGAACCTACAATAAG TTGGAATGCTAGTTACGAGACTTTACTCGGTACAAGCAAGCGTTTCCCTCAACCTATACCTCTGCCT GAAATGGTAGATTTTCTTGTAGATATTTGGGAACAGGAAGGCTTTTATGATTGA
- the LOC136202154 gene encoding phospholipase D alpha 1-like isoform X1: protein MPHLLHGTLSVTIFEVDTLQNGCGFKFFSKNQNFGKSLLSKLKKMVLCRPQIAACKLYATVDLDKARVGRTRMIENQPENPQWYQSFHIYSAHKISNVVFTVKDAQIVGASLIGRAYLPVEEVIKGYIIDRWIEILDESRNPIGSKIHVKLHFVNVVHDSSWSRGIKAPNYNGVPYTFFNQRQGCRVTLYQDAHVPDNFIPKILLQDGKTYEAQRCWEDVFDAISNAKHLVYVTGWSVYTEITLVRDPFRPKRDGELKLGELLKRKAEEGVNVLMLVWDDRTSVVEFKKDGLMATHDQETEQYFKNSKVHCVLCPRNPDNGGSIVQGFEISTMFTHHQKSVIVDFEMPDNASTKRRIVSFVGGIDLCDGRYDTQDHPLFKTLDTIHHDDFHQPNFQGSSVQKGGPREPWHDIHCKLEGPIAWDVLYNFEQRWKKQVGEKFIISQYNLEQITVRPLPVLQSTDPEVWNVQLFRSIDGGAVSGFPEKPEEAAAVGLVSGKDNIIDRSIQDAYITAIRRAKNFIYIENQYFLGSSFGWKSKDIKVEDINVLHLIPKELSLKIVSKIDAKERFSVYIVIPMWPEGIPESGSVQAILDWQRRTMEMMYSDICEALERNGIQADPREYLSFFCLGNRETKKFGEYVPLETPELDSDYARAQHSRRFMIYVHSKVMIVDDEYIIIGSANINQRSMDGGRDTEIAMGGFQPHHLTSSDDETTTATSEARGQIYGFRMALWYEHLGCLEPVFQHPQSVQCIQRVNQIADDLWDSYATEAFNQDLIGHMLRYPIQVSNNGGITTLGGIQFFPDTKAHILGNKSEYLPPILTT, encoded by the exons ATGCCACATCTGCTTCATGGAACTCTTTCTGTCACAATTTTTGAAGTTGACACATTACAAAATGGGTGTGGATTTAAATTCTTCAGTAAG AATCAAAATTTTGGGAAAAGTTTACTATCCAAATTGAAGAAAATGGTGCTATGCAGACCTCAG ATTGCTGCTTGTAAGCTCTACGCAACCGTTGATCTCGACAAAGCGCGGGTTGGAAGGACTCGAATGATCGAAAATCAACCCGAAAACCCGCAATGGTACCAGTCATTCCACATCTACTCTGCTCATAAGATCTCAAATGTTGTTTTCACTGTCAAGGATGCTCAAATTGTTGGAGCATCATTAATCGGTAGAGCGTATTTACCCGTCGAAGAAGTGATCAAAGGGTATATAATCGATCGGTGGATCGAAATACTCGACGAATCTCGTAATCCTATCGGTTCCAAGATTCATGTCAAGCTACATTTTGTTAATGTTGTTCATGATTCTAGTTGGTCTAGAGGCATCAAGGCTCCGAATTACAACGGTGTTCCGTACACTTTTTTCAATCAACGACAAGGTTGTCGCGTTACGCTATATCAAGACGCTCATGTCCCGGACAATTTCATCCCGAAAATCTTGTTGCAAGATGGGAAAACGTACGAAGCTCAACGGTGTTGGGAGGATGTTTTCGATGCTATTTCCAACGCGAAACACCTTGTTTACGTTACGGGGTGGTCAGTTTATACCGAGATAACGTTGGTACGGGACCCGTTTAGGCCGAAAAGAGACGGGGAGCTTAAGCTCGGGGAGCTACTCAAGAGGAAAGCTGAGGAAGGTGTGAATGTTCTGATGCTGGTTTGGGATGACAGAACTTCGGTTGTCGAATTCAAGAAGGACGGACTTATGGCGACGCACGATCAAGAAACCGAACAATATTTTAAAAACTCGAAGGTACATTGCGTGTTGTGCCCCCGAAATCCTGACAACGGGGGCAGCATAGTTCAGGGGTTTGAGATTTCAACTATGTTCACTCACCATCAGAAGTCAGTGATAGTGGATTTCGAAATGCCTGATAATGCGTCAACGAAAAGGCGAATAGTGAGTTTCGTAGGGGGGATAGATCTTTGTGACGGGCGGTACGACACACAAGATCACCCGTTATTCAAAACACTTGACACCATCCACCACGATGATTTCCACCAGCCGAACTTCCAAGGCTCCTCGGTCCAAAAAGGCGGCCCGAGGGAGCCTTGGCACGACATACATTGCAAGCTAGAAGGGCCTATAGCTTGGGATGTGCTCTACAATTTCGAGCAGCGGTGGAAGAAGCAAGTCGGGGAGAAGTTCATAATCTCGCAATACAATCTCGAACAAATCACCGTTAGACCACTACCCGTGCTACAATCAACGGACCCCGAAGTATGGAACGTTCAGCTATTCCGTTCCATCGATGGGGGCGCGGTGTCCGGGTTTCCGGAGAAACCTGAGGAAGCAGCAGCAGTTGGACTTGTAAGTGGTAAAGATAACATCATTGATAGAAGCATTCAGGATGCGTATATAACCGCGATTCGACGAGCGAAAAACTTCATCTACATTGAGAATCAATACTTTTTAGGAAGCTCATTTGGTTGGAAATCAAAAGATATCAAAGTAGAAGAtattaatgttttacatttgaTCCCTAAAGAGCTATCTTTGAAGATTGTGAGCAAGATTGATGCAAAAGAGAGGTTTAGTGTTTACATTGTGATTCCAATGTGGCCGGAAGGGATACCTGAGAGCGGTTCTGTTCAG GCGATTTTGGACTGGCAACGGAGAACGATGGAAATGATGTATTCGGATATTTGTGAAGCGCTTGAAAGGAATGGGATTCAGGCAGATCCTagagagtatttgtcatttttttgCCTTGGAAATAGGGAGACTAAGAAGTTTGGGGAATATGTACCATTGGAGACACCTGAACTTGATTCTGATtatgctagagctcagcattcAAGAAGATTCATGATTTATGTTCATTCCAAGGTGATGATCG TGGACGACGAGTACATAATAATAGGATCAGCAAACATAAACCAGAGATCAATGGATGGAGGAAGAGACACAGAGATAGCAATGGGAGGGTTTCAGCCACATCATTTAACATCATCAGATGATGAAACAACAACAGCAACATCAGAAGCTAGAGGTCAGATTTATGGATTCAGAATGGCTTTATGGTATGAACATTTAGGCTGTTTGGAACCTGTTTTTCAACATCCTCAATCTGTTCAGTGTATCCAAAGAGTTAACCAAATTGCAGATGATTTATGGGATAGTTATGCGACTGAAGCTTTTAATCAAGATTTAATTGGTCATATGTTGAGATATCCTATCCAGGTTAGTAACAATGGAGGTATTACAACCTTGGGTGGAATTCAGTTCTTTCCTGATACTAAAGCTCACATTTTGGGGAATAAATCTGAGTATCTTCCTCCAATTCTTACTACTTAG
- the LOC136202154 gene encoding phospholipase D alpha 1-like isoform X2: MVLCRPQIAACKLYATVDLDKARVGRTRMIENQPENPQWYQSFHIYSAHKISNVVFTVKDAQIVGASLIGRAYLPVEEVIKGYIIDRWIEILDESRNPIGSKIHVKLHFVNVVHDSSWSRGIKAPNYNGVPYTFFNQRQGCRVTLYQDAHVPDNFIPKILLQDGKTYEAQRCWEDVFDAISNAKHLVYVTGWSVYTEITLVRDPFRPKRDGELKLGELLKRKAEEGVNVLMLVWDDRTSVVEFKKDGLMATHDQETEQYFKNSKVHCVLCPRNPDNGGSIVQGFEISTMFTHHQKSVIVDFEMPDNASTKRRIVSFVGGIDLCDGRYDTQDHPLFKTLDTIHHDDFHQPNFQGSSVQKGGPREPWHDIHCKLEGPIAWDVLYNFEQRWKKQVGEKFIISQYNLEQITVRPLPVLQSTDPEVWNVQLFRSIDGGAVSGFPEKPEEAAAVGLVSGKDNIIDRSIQDAYITAIRRAKNFIYIENQYFLGSSFGWKSKDIKVEDINVLHLIPKELSLKIVSKIDAKERFSVYIVIPMWPEGIPESGSVQAILDWQRRTMEMMYSDICEALERNGIQADPREYLSFFCLGNRETKKFGEYVPLETPELDSDYARAQHSRRFMIYVHSKVMIVDDEYIIIGSANINQRSMDGGRDTEIAMGGFQPHHLTSSDDETTTATSEARGQIYGFRMALWYEHLGCLEPVFQHPQSVQCIQRVNQIADDLWDSYATEAFNQDLIGHMLRYPIQVSNNGGITTLGGIQFFPDTKAHILGNKSEYLPPILTT; this comes from the exons ATGGTGCTATGCAGACCTCAG ATTGCTGCTTGTAAGCTCTACGCAACCGTTGATCTCGACAAAGCGCGGGTTGGAAGGACTCGAATGATCGAAAATCAACCCGAAAACCCGCAATGGTACCAGTCATTCCACATCTACTCTGCTCATAAGATCTCAAATGTTGTTTTCACTGTCAAGGATGCTCAAATTGTTGGAGCATCATTAATCGGTAGAGCGTATTTACCCGTCGAAGAAGTGATCAAAGGGTATATAATCGATCGGTGGATCGAAATACTCGACGAATCTCGTAATCCTATCGGTTCCAAGATTCATGTCAAGCTACATTTTGTTAATGTTGTTCATGATTCTAGTTGGTCTAGAGGCATCAAGGCTCCGAATTACAACGGTGTTCCGTACACTTTTTTCAATCAACGACAAGGTTGTCGCGTTACGCTATATCAAGACGCTCATGTCCCGGACAATTTCATCCCGAAAATCTTGTTGCAAGATGGGAAAACGTACGAAGCTCAACGGTGTTGGGAGGATGTTTTCGATGCTATTTCCAACGCGAAACACCTTGTTTACGTTACGGGGTGGTCAGTTTATACCGAGATAACGTTGGTACGGGACCCGTTTAGGCCGAAAAGAGACGGGGAGCTTAAGCTCGGGGAGCTACTCAAGAGGAAAGCTGAGGAAGGTGTGAATGTTCTGATGCTGGTTTGGGATGACAGAACTTCGGTTGTCGAATTCAAGAAGGACGGACTTATGGCGACGCACGATCAAGAAACCGAACAATATTTTAAAAACTCGAAGGTACATTGCGTGTTGTGCCCCCGAAATCCTGACAACGGGGGCAGCATAGTTCAGGGGTTTGAGATTTCAACTATGTTCACTCACCATCAGAAGTCAGTGATAGTGGATTTCGAAATGCCTGATAATGCGTCAACGAAAAGGCGAATAGTGAGTTTCGTAGGGGGGATAGATCTTTGTGACGGGCGGTACGACACACAAGATCACCCGTTATTCAAAACACTTGACACCATCCACCACGATGATTTCCACCAGCCGAACTTCCAAGGCTCCTCGGTCCAAAAAGGCGGCCCGAGGGAGCCTTGGCACGACATACATTGCAAGCTAGAAGGGCCTATAGCTTGGGATGTGCTCTACAATTTCGAGCAGCGGTGGAAGAAGCAAGTCGGGGAGAAGTTCATAATCTCGCAATACAATCTCGAACAAATCACCGTTAGACCACTACCCGTGCTACAATCAACGGACCCCGAAGTATGGAACGTTCAGCTATTCCGTTCCATCGATGGGGGCGCGGTGTCCGGGTTTCCGGAGAAACCTGAGGAAGCAGCAGCAGTTGGACTTGTAAGTGGTAAAGATAACATCATTGATAGAAGCATTCAGGATGCGTATATAACCGCGATTCGACGAGCGAAAAACTTCATCTACATTGAGAATCAATACTTTTTAGGAAGCTCATTTGGTTGGAAATCAAAAGATATCAAAGTAGAAGAtattaatgttttacatttgaTCCCTAAAGAGCTATCTTTGAAGATTGTGAGCAAGATTGATGCAAAAGAGAGGTTTAGTGTTTACATTGTGATTCCAATGTGGCCGGAAGGGATACCTGAGAGCGGTTCTGTTCAG GCGATTTTGGACTGGCAACGGAGAACGATGGAAATGATGTATTCGGATATTTGTGAAGCGCTTGAAAGGAATGGGATTCAGGCAGATCCTagagagtatttgtcatttttttgCCTTGGAAATAGGGAGACTAAGAAGTTTGGGGAATATGTACCATTGGAGACACCTGAACTTGATTCTGATtatgctagagctcagcattcAAGAAGATTCATGATTTATGTTCATTCCAAGGTGATGATCG TGGACGACGAGTACATAATAATAGGATCAGCAAACATAAACCAGAGATCAATGGATGGAGGAAGAGACACAGAGATAGCAATGGGAGGGTTTCAGCCACATCATTTAACATCATCAGATGATGAAACAACAACAGCAACATCAGAAGCTAGAGGTCAGATTTATGGATTCAGAATGGCTTTATGGTATGAACATTTAGGCTGTTTGGAACCTGTTTTTCAACATCCTCAATCTGTTCAGTGTATCCAAAGAGTTAACCAAATTGCAGATGATTTATGGGATAGTTATGCGACTGAAGCTTTTAATCAAGATTTAATTGGTCATATGTTGAGATATCCTATCCAGGTTAGTAACAATGGAGGTATTACAACCTTGGGTGGAATTCAGTTCTTTCCTGATACTAAAGCTCACATTTTGGGGAATAAATCTGAGTATCTTCCTCCAATTCTTACTACTTAG